The Picrophilus oshimae DSM 9789 genome includes a window with the following:
- a CDS encoding sugar phosphate nucleotidyltransferase: MDALITAAGLGTRAKLPRNMRKEMLPVYSFRDNDVVLRPIIDEIMHSLDLNARVKKFYLVLNKNDSYTADYVRSLDYKTEIIYQEKPLGYGNAVRLAEPYLKGFFILNAGDGLIIKDQLLAGAVKMHLDCRCQVLALMPVKNPENYGIAVIKNNNVITCIEKPKNYIGRNAMTAFYILNSKIFEFIEDSNVTSAIDKTIKTGIETRYIKIKRNDWISVGTSESYYRILERTYKNIMTSRMSSA, from the coding sequence ATGGACGCACTAATAACAGCAGCAGGTCTTGGAACAAGGGCAAAGCTACCAAGAAATATGAGAAAGGAGATGCTGCCTGTTTATTCATTCAGAGATAATGATGTCGTTCTAAGACCAATAATAGATGAGATAATGCACAGCCTGGATCTCAATGCCAGGGTAAAAAAATTTTATCTTGTTCTTAATAAAAATGATTCATACACTGCAGATTATGTAAGATCCCTGGATTATAAAACAGAGATTATATACCAGGAAAAACCGCTTGGATACGGAAACGCGGTAAGACTTGCAGAACCATATTTAAAGGGATTTTTTATACTAAACGCCGGTGATGGTCTAATAATAAAAGATCAGCTGCTGGCCGGCGCAGTTAAAATGCATTTAGATTGCAGGTGCCAGGTGCTTGCATTGATGCCTGTAAAAAATCCAGAGAATTATGGAATAGCAGTAATAAAAAATAATAATGTTATAACATGTATTGAAAAACCGAAAAATTATATTGGAAGAAATGCAATGACCGCGTTTTATATACTAAATTCTAAAATCTTTGAGTTTATTGAGGATAGCAATGTAACTTCCGCAATAGATAAAACAATAAAAACAGGCATTGAAACAAGATATATTAAAATAAAAAGAAATGACTGGATCAGTGTTGGTACATCGGAATCATATTACAGGATCCTGGAAAGAACATATAAAAATATCATGACTTCCAGAATGTCCTCGGCATGA
- a CDS encoding MarC family protein has product MSLIIDFLKVFMPLLVVIDPFGSLAIFVSMTASYNKDTKLSISRDAVLYGGMILIIFAALGEIIIQFFGISIEALEIAGGIILLLMGIEMVREGAKPESSSGSKNLGIVPFATPLLAGPGAISLVIILMKGSLTTKIFTIVSILIVLALVYIFFIFSSKILEILGEKIMTAITRIFGLLLAGFAIQYFLDALISLGLIK; this is encoded by the coding sequence GTGTCATTAATAATTGATTTTCTTAAGGTGTTCATGCCGCTGCTCGTTGTTATTGATCCGTTTGGCAGCCTGGCAATCTTCGTATCAATGACGGCAAGTTATAATAAGGATACAAAATTATCAATTTCAAGGGATGCTGTACTCTATGGTGGAATGATATTAATCATTTTTGCAGCCCTAGGGGAGATAATAATACAATTTTTTGGCATATCAATAGAGGCGCTTGAAATTGCCGGTGGTATAATATTACTATTAATGGGTATAGAGATGGTGCGTGAGGGTGCAAAGCCAGAATCAAGCTCTGGCAGCAAGAACCTTGGCATAGTGCCATTTGCAACACCACTTCTCGCAGGCCCTGGTGCAATATCCCTTGTTATAATATTAATGAAGGGCTCATTAACAACAAAGATATTTACAATAGTCTCAATTTTAATAGTTCTGGCCCTGGTCTACATATTTTTCATATTTTCATCAAAAATACTCGAGATCCTTGGAGAGAAGATAATGACGGCAATAACAAGGATATTCGGTCTTTTACTTGCAGGCTTTGCAATACAGTACTTCCTTGACGCCCTAATATCGCTTGGCCTCATAAAATAA
- a CDS encoding MFS transporter: MEQKWVALSNTTIGQLMATINTSIIVVALPPIFRGIHLNPLAHGTFPYLLWSIISYMIVISVLLLTIGRLSDMYGRVRLFNLGFLIFTIGSILLYVLPGTGTTAALELIIFRMFQAVGGSFLMANSFAIITDNFPDDERAFALSINSVASIIGVSVGVVAGGILSIIYWRDVFLISVPVGIFGTVWSFLKLKETSPRVRHRIDLPGNITFAAGIVLILLGITYGIVPYNAFPMGWEDPYVVISVFLGLALLILFIYVEKHVDNPMFRLDFFKNTGFSIGNFTGFVSAMGMMGLMYMLTILFQGVWLPIHGYPYYITPFWAGVYILPMTIAMGIFGIIGGRIANRNNIRLLTSLGLFISSFSFILIAFLPYDFSYPELAFYLVIFGIGYGLFNAPNISAVMSSVPGDSRGSASGMLNTMRNLGYTASMGLFFSILIYGLSLYLPGSIKTHLNSIGASSLSLYISKMPATEALFSAFLGINPVPSILSTVNKSVLSKIEKSTILYISGNTWYPHVLAPAFGSSFSMVFYIAFAITLISGIISIFREPLNYKIKNSLRSKEYVKK, translated from the coding sequence ATGGAGCAGAAGTGGGTGGCGCTTTCGAACACAACGATAGGCCAGCTCATGGCAACAATAAACACAAGTATAATTGTTGTTGCCCTGCCACCTATATTCCGTGGGATACATTTAAATCCACTGGCCCATGGAACCTTTCCATACCTTTTATGGTCAATTATAAGTTACATGATAGTTATATCCGTGCTTCTTTTAACAATAGGACGATTAAGTGACATGTACGGCCGCGTCCGGCTTTTTAACCTTGGCTTTCTTATATTTACCATTGGTTCAATACTGTTATATGTACTCCCAGGAACCGGCACAACAGCGGCCCTCGAGCTAATAATCTTCAGGATGTTTCAGGCCGTTGGCGGCTCATTTCTGATGGCAAACAGCTTTGCAATTATAACTGATAACTTTCCGGATGATGAAAGGGCATTTGCATTATCAATAAACAGTGTTGCATCAATCATTGGCGTGAGCGTCGGCGTTGTTGCTGGAGGCATATTATCAATAATATACTGGCGTGACGTCTTTCTAATAAGCGTGCCCGTCGGAATCTTTGGAACTGTATGGTCATTCCTAAAATTAAAGGAAACATCGCCAAGGGTAAGGCATAGAATAGATCTGCCAGGGAATATAACGTTTGCCGCAGGCATCGTTTTAATTCTCCTGGGCATTACATACGGTATAGTTCCATACAATGCATTTCCAATGGGCTGGGAGGATCCATATGTTGTAATTTCAGTATTTTTGGGCCTTGCACTTTTAATACTTTTTATATACGTAGAAAAGCATGTTGACAATCCAATGTTCAGATTGGACTTCTTTAAAAACACTGGCTTTAGCATAGGAAACTTCACAGGTTTTGTATCAGCCATGGGCATGATGGGCCTAATGTATATGTTAACAATACTATTCCAGGGTGTCTGGCTTCCAATACATGGTTATCCTTATTATATAACACCATTCTGGGCAGGCGTTTACATACTTCCAATGACAATTGCTATGGGGATCTTTGGAATAATTGGTGGAAGAATTGCGAACAGGAATAACATAAGACTTTTAACGTCCCTTGGCCTTTTTATATCATCATTTTCATTTATACTTATAGCCTTTCTACCGTACGATTTTTCATATCCGGAGCTGGCATTCTACCTTGTAATATTCGGCATAGGCTACGGTCTTTTCAACGCACCAAACATCTCTGCAGTGATGTCATCTGTTCCAGGGGATTCCAGGGGCTCGGCATCAGGGATGCTTAACACCATGAGGAATCTTGGATACACTGCAAGCATGGGTTTGTTCTTTTCAATTTTAATATACGGTTTATCATTATATCTCCCGGGAAGCATAAAAACACATTTAAACTCAATAGGTGCATCCTCATTATCATTGTATATATCAAAGATGCCCGCGACCGAGGCTCTTTTTAGTGCCTTCCTTGGTATAAATCCTGTGCCGTCGATACTTAGCACGGTAAATAAGTCTGTGCTGTCAAAAATAGAAAAATCAACGATATTATATATATCAGGTAACACATGGTATCCGCATGTTCTTGCACCTGCCTTCGGATCATCATTTTCAATGGTCTTTTACATAGCATTTGCAATAACCCTGATAAGCGGAATAATCTCGATATTTAGAGAGCCACTGAATTATAAAATAAAAAATTCATTAAGATCCAAGGAATATGTAAAGAAATAG